From Phycodurus eques isolate BA_2022a chromosome 13, UOR_Pequ_1.1, whole genome shotgun sequence, a single genomic window includes:
- the tmem275a gene encoding transmembrane protein 275: MVITDRNSGAAASKKEPAKDKKRRASRLHGLPSPALCCACGLCIMLAGLNITLVGVFAFRTLVPSANPSIVIGPILLLVAFSFFGACCVCSRLPPPPHSSRGAKTGARGLNLIGNDGPAGAAAFEIETSEHTLQDTTAVQLSPTSSPASSRGSGSENQAPDGSLLGTCQLFTMETDGSPDSSGATYSASAASGGEVRLNLPREEVAT, from the coding sequence ATGGTCATCACCGATAGAAACTCGGGCGCGGCCGCGTCCAAGAAGGAGCCGGCGAAGGACAAAAAGCGTCGGGCGTCCCGCCTGCACGGCCTGCCGTCTCCGGCCCTGTGCTGCGCCTGCGGCCTGTGCATCATGCTGGCCGGACTCAACATCACCTTGGTGGGAGTTTTCGCCTTCAGGACCCTGGTGCCTTCCGCCAACCCTTCCATCGTCATCGGACCCATCCTGCTGCTGGTGGCCTTTTCCTTTTTCGGGGCCTGCTGCGTGTGCAGccgcctccctcctcctcctcacagcTCGCGCGGGGCCAAGACGGGCGCTCGGGGCCTGAACCTGATCGGGAACGACGGGCCGGCCGGCGCGGCGGCGTTCGAAATCGAGACCAGCGAGCACACGCTGCAGGACACCACGGCCGTGCAGCTCAGCCCCACGTCCTCCCCGGCGTCCTCCCGGGGTTCCGGCTCTGAAAACCAGGCTCCCGACGGGTCTCTGCTCGGCACCTGCCAGCTCTTCACCATGGAGACGGACGGCTCGCCGGATTCTAGCGGCGCGACCTACTCGGCGTCCGCCGCCTCAGGAGGGGAGGTGAGGCTCAACCTGCCACGAGAAGAAGTGGCCACCTAG